ACAAGACATTGTGGGGCTGGCTCCTTAATTATTTTTGCATAAGTTCCTGCGGCTCGAGCCAGCTTTGCGCCTTGACCTGGATGACATTCAATATCATGTACCCATGTTCCCATACGTATATTAGCTAATGGTATGCAATTTCCTACTTGAGAATTTAGATCAAGTATCTCGTATCTATAAGCAGGGGGGCGTGGCCAAGAAGCAGCCAGCTGACTGCCCCCTTCAACCCGACCTTTATTCGCTGTGCGAACAAGGTCTTGGAACCGAAGGTATGTATGGGCATTCTGGGCAGGTCGCAAGAAGCCGCTTTTAGAAGGTTTGGACCAATCGCAATTCATCACCATTTTACCCGCTTCCAATTGATGACTGGCTAATATATAAGTGTTGACCTAAGCCCCTGTGCAGTGGCTCGGCTCCCGAACCGTACGTGAGCTGCCTCGTACGGCTCTTCCTAAGAAGGTCGAAGCCCCCTCTATCAAACTTTTTGAAAAAGCCTTCGCCCTCCTATTCAACGGGGCTATTAGAGAAGCAGCTTCGTTCCTGGacttctttgcttttcttttttttttagggcTTCGTTTCTGATACCGGCTTAGTTACGAGCTAACTTTCGCTGACTTCTTTGTAGTCTCGGTGAATACTTTAAAACTCCGTTCCTTAGCCTCCACAGCTGACGTGACTCCGTACCGACCCCTTTCCCTTTGTAGACGGATAAGTGACTCTGTAACCTTAGCTTTTCTCCTTTGTAGAACAGCTAAGCCAGTTCCTTAGTTTCACTTACCTAAAACCTAATCTGTTATTCCATAACCTTAGCCGAGCCGAGGCTAAGTGACTTCGTAACCTTAACGTACTTTTGTTTTCGTACTTTTTCCCATCAGGTCTAACCTTTGCCGGGCTTTCGTCCCTTCGCCTATAGGCGGCC
This portion of the Dioscorea cayenensis subsp. rotundata cultivar TDr96_F1 unplaced genomic scaffold, TDr96_F1_v2_PseudoChromosome.rev07_lg8_w22 25.fasta BLBR01000504.1, whole genome shotgun sequence genome encodes:
- the LOC120254560 gene encoding 60S ribosomal protein L2, mitochondrial-like is translated as MREKLIGKKTFSLCEIRKWRTHCVLWAHRIKRKAALSWQSLRQQETLGLVGAAEHNESKPKADQGSLPAKPIGEGPKDGACKVNRAPVTYILASHQLEAGKMVMNCDWSKPSKSGFLRPAQNAHTYLRFQDLVRTANKGRVEGGSQLAASWPRPPAYRYEILDLNSQVGNCIPLANIRMGTWVHDIECHPGQGAKLARAAGTYAKIIKEPAPQC